The Aeromicrobium yanjiei genome includes a region encoding these proteins:
- a CDS encoding TetR/AcrR family transcriptional regulator has translation MTTVLEPRMTPTAVRILRTASELFYDHGIRAVGVERIAEEAGTTKKTIYDRFGSKDGLINAYLCERRDRWRAYVTTYVDEHHPEPGPARVLAVLDALEGWLAQSSRGCGFVNAYAELAGTGHPALPVIAEEKGWTRDYYVRLLTELDVPEAGRRGRELALVQEGATVQLTAGSQPEALADARSLATRLVAAGLTARDSTAGTVG, from the coding sequence ATGACGACCGTCCTCGAGCCCCGCATGACCCCGACGGCGGTGCGCATCCTGCGCACCGCGTCCGAGCTGTTCTACGACCACGGCATCCGTGCCGTCGGCGTCGAGCGCATCGCGGAGGAGGCCGGGACGACGAAGAAGACGATCTATGACCGGTTCGGGTCCAAGGACGGACTGATCAACGCCTATCTGTGTGAGCGTCGCGACCGCTGGCGCGCGTACGTCACGACCTATGTCGACGAGCACCACCCCGAGCCGGGTCCCGCGCGGGTGCTCGCAGTTCTCGACGCGCTCGAGGGATGGCTGGCGCAGAGCTCGCGCGGGTGCGGCTTCGTCAACGCCTACGCCGAGCTGGCCGGCACCGGGCACCCGGCCCTGCCGGTCATCGCCGAGGAGAAGGGCTGGACCCGCGACTACTACGTCCGGCTGCTCACCGAGCTCGACGTGCCTGAGGCGGGACGACGGGGCCGTGAGCTCGCGCTGGTGCAGGAGGGCGCCACCGTGCAGCTGACCGCCGGCTCCCAGCCCGAGGCCCTGGCCGACGCGCGCTCGCTCGCGACGCGCCTGGTCGCCGCGGGCCTCACAGCGCGTGACTCCACCGCCGGGACCGTAGGCTGA
- a CDS encoding HAD family hydrolase, with protein MTSYAAVLWDLDGTIVDTEPLWMAAEQELAEAHGKIWTEEDALQLVGNSLIASGEYIRTALEIDMTPEQIVDHLVASLATSLRGNVVWRPGARELIEALDAQGVPQALVTMSYVQIAEPIAEVLPFAAVVTGDAVTRPKPFPDPYLRAAELLGVDASDCLAIEDSATGAASATAAGCDVLAVPHYVHVPVADRRVQVPTLAGLTPADLDGLFG; from the coding sequence GTGACTTCCTACGCCGCCGTCCTGTGGGACCTCGACGGCACGATCGTCGACACCGAGCCGCTCTGGATGGCCGCCGAGCAGGAGCTCGCCGAGGCCCACGGCAAGATCTGGACCGAGGAGGACGCCCTCCAGCTGGTGGGCAACTCGCTCATCGCGTCGGGGGAGTACATCCGCACGGCGCTCGAGATCGACATGACACCTGAGCAGATCGTCGACCACCTCGTGGCGAGCCTGGCGACGTCACTGCGTGGCAACGTCGTCTGGCGGCCCGGTGCACGGGAGCTCATCGAGGCGCTCGACGCCCAGGGCGTGCCGCAGGCGCTGGTGACGATGTCGTACGTCCAGATCGCCGAGCCGATCGCCGAGGTCCTGCCGTTCGCCGCGGTCGTCACCGGCGACGCGGTCACCCGTCCCAAGCCGTTCCCGGACCCGTACCTGCGGGCCGCCGAGCTGCTCGGCGTGGACGCCTCGGACTGTCTGGCGATCGAGGACTCCGCCACCGGGGCCGCGTCGGCGACGGCAGCCGGCTGCGACGTGCTCGCCGTCCCCCACTACGTCCACGTGCCGGTGGCCGACCGGCGGGTGCAGGTCCCGACCCTCGCCGGCCTCACCCCAGCGGACCTCGACGGCCTCTTCGGCTGA
- a CDS encoding site-2 protease family protein gives MSSPQHPGTWRIGRVAGVDVLIKPSLLVMGAALVVVFAPRYEDRSDTSPYLLAAVFVVALYVSVLIHEIAHVLVARAYRMQVDSVTLHLLGGETLIAGESRTPGQELATSIAGPLASLGIALGAFAVSGSMEISTTSDIIWSIAYVNLIVAAFNMLPGLPLDGGRVFRAIIWKVTGDEERGIRIAAWIGRLAAVGLVGATLVLAGDDARDTTINVLIAAFVAFFLWQGAGDALRNAGHAARVDRLVAREIGFPGATPPPNAAALSADLRGPDLLRAMAARPAEAYALTEADGSVFGVLTSRAVDEAYRASRR, from the coding sequence GTGAGCTCACCCCAGCACCCCGGCACGTGGCGGATCGGTCGCGTCGCCGGCGTCGACGTGCTCATCAAGCCGTCGCTGCTGGTCATGGGCGCCGCGCTCGTCGTGGTGTTCGCGCCCCGCTACGAGGACCGCTCCGACACCAGCCCCTACCTCCTGGCCGCGGTGTTCGTCGTGGCGCTCTACGTCTCGGTGCTCATCCACGAGATCGCGCACGTCCTGGTCGCCCGGGCCTATCGGATGCAGGTCGACTCGGTCACCCTGCACCTGCTCGGCGGCGAGACCCTCATCGCGGGGGAGAGCCGCACCCCCGGGCAGGAGCTGGCGACGTCGATCGCCGGGCCCCTCGCATCGCTCGGCATCGCGCTCGGGGCGTTCGCCGTCTCCGGCTCGATGGAGATCAGCACGACGTCCGACATCATCTGGTCGATCGCGTACGTGAACCTGATCGTCGCGGCCTTCAACATGCTGCCGGGCCTGCCCCTCGACGGCGGACGCGTGTTCCGGGCGATCATCTGGAAGGTCACCGGCGACGAGGAGCGCGGCATCCGGATCGCGGCGTGGATCGGGCGCCTGGCTGCCGTCGGGCTGGTCGGGGCCACCCTCGTGCTCGCGGGGGACGACGCCCGGGACACCACGATCAACGTGCTCATCGCCGCGTTCGTGGCGTTCTTCCTGTGGCAGGGCGCCGGGGACGCCCTCCGCAACGCGGGACACGCCGCCCGCGTCGACCGGTTGGTCGCGCGCGAGATAGGGTTCCCCGGCGCGACCCCTCCGCCCAACGCCGCGGCGTTGTCGGCGGATCTCCGTGGTCCCGACCTGCTGCGCGCGATGGCCGCGCGGCCGGCCGAGGCCTATGCCCTGACCGAAGCCGACGGAAGCGTGTTCGGTGTCCTCACCTCACGCGCCGTCGACGAAGCCTATAGAGCGAGCCGCCGATGA
- a CDS encoding DMT family transporter produces the protein MSIPPLRASLAPSLALVVLWSSGFIGAELGTREAPAATLLAWRYLVAAAILVAVCVWRRERFERDVVRRQVLLGSLAQVAYLGLVVGGVALGATAGTTALIASLQPLVVVALAAAVLGERARGAQLGGLGLGLAGVLLVVGGDLSSGDVAWWVYLLPVGGMLALSSATVLQQRWQPSESVLLSLTIQTLTGAVGFWLLAVVDGSATVPTTGGFWTAVAWVVVLSSFGGYGSYLYVTRTQGATRASTWLYLTPPTTMLWAALMFGDRVTPLGLVGLGVSALGVALALRSPAAATADVRA, from the coding sequence ATGTCCATCCCCCCGCTGCGTGCGAGCCTCGCCCCGTCCCTTGCGCTGGTGGTGCTGTGGAGCTCGGGATTCATCGGAGCCGAGCTCGGCACCCGCGAGGCGCCCGCCGCCACCCTGCTCGCCTGGCGCTACCTGGTGGCCGCAGCGATCCTGGTCGCGGTGTGCGTGTGGCGTCGCGAGCGGTTCGAGCGCGACGTCGTCCGCCGCCAGGTGCTGCTGGGGTCGCTCGCCCAGGTCGCCTATCTCGGCCTGGTCGTCGGTGGCGTGGCCCTCGGTGCGACGGCAGGCACCACCGCGCTGATCGCGTCGCTGCAGCCGCTCGTGGTGGTCGCCCTGGCCGCCGCGGTGCTGGGCGAGCGCGCTCGTGGGGCGCAGCTGGGCGGGCTCGGCCTGGGCCTGGCGGGGGTCCTGCTGGTCGTCGGCGGCGACCTGTCGTCCGGCGACGTCGCGTGGTGGGTCTACCTGCTGCCGGTCGGCGGGATGCTGGCGCTGTCGTCCGCCACGGTGCTGCAGCAGCGGTGGCAGCCGTCGGAGTCCGTGCTGCTGTCCCTGACGATCCAGACGCTCACGGGCGCGGTCGGCTTCTGGCTGCTGGCGGTCGTCGACGGCTCCGCCACCGTGCCGACGACCGGTGGGTTCTGGACGGCCGTGGCCTGGGTCGTCGTGCTCTCGAGCTTCGGCGGCTACGGCTCCTACCTGTACGTCACGCGCACCCAGGGAGCCACCCGCGCCAGCACGTGGCTCTACCTCACCCCGCCCACCACGATGCTGTGGGCCGCGCTGATGTTCGGCGACCGGGTCACCCCGCTCGGGCTCGTCGGCCTCGGCGTCAGCGCGTTGGGGGTCGCGCTCGCGCTCCGCTCCCCCGCGGCCGCCACGGCTGACGTGCGCGCGTGA
- a CDS encoding ABC transporter ATP-binding protein translates to MTTDHTLTVEGLTLGYRDRTVIEDLSLVVPTGRVTAIVGANACGKSTLLRSMSRLLVPRAGQVLLDGKQVHRLPAKELARTLGLLPQSPLAPEGITVSDLVGRGRHPHQRLMSRWSAEDDEAVAAALEATDTVELADRSVDELSGGQRQRVWIAMALAQRTDVLLLDEPTTFLDVSHQIEVLDLLTDLNRDRGTTIVMVLHDLNLAARYADQLIALAGGRVHAVGEPHVVLTEDVVREVFGLECSVIVDPVSGRPLMLPIGRHGVAPDRAGVSASGDR, encoded by the coding sequence GTGACCACCGACCACACCCTCACGGTCGAGGGCCTCACCCTCGGCTACCGCGACCGCACCGTGATCGAGGACCTGTCCCTGGTGGTCCCCACGGGCCGGGTCACCGCGATCGTCGGGGCCAATGCGTGCGGCAAGTCGACCCTGCTGCGCTCGATGTCGCGCCTGCTCGTCCCGCGGGCCGGCCAGGTGCTGCTCGACGGCAAGCAGGTCCACCGGCTGCCCGCGAAGGAGCTCGCACGGACCCTCGGCCTGCTGCCCCAGTCACCCCTGGCGCCCGAGGGCATCACGGTGAGCGATCTCGTGGGACGCGGACGTCACCCGCACCAGCGGCTCATGTCGCGGTGGTCCGCCGAGGACGACGAGGCGGTCGCGGCGGCGCTCGAGGCGACCGACACCGTCGAGCTGGCGGACCGCTCGGTCGACGAGCTGTCGGGCGGCCAGCGGCAGCGGGTCTGGATCGCGATGGCGCTGGCGCAGCGCACCGACGTCCTGCTGCTCGACGAGCCCACGACATTCCTCGACGTCAGCCACCAGATCGAGGTGCTCGACCTGCTGACCGACCTCAACCGCGACCGCGGCACCACGATCGTCATGGTGCTGCACGACCTCAACCTCGCGGCGCGGTACGCCGATCAGCTCATCGCCCTGGCCGGTGGCCGGGTGCACGCGGTGGGCGAGCCGCACGTGGTGCTGACCGAGGACGTCGTGCGCGAGGTGTTCGGCCTCGAGTGCAGCGTGATCGTCGACCCCGTGTCGGGGCGTCCGCTGATGCTGCCGATCGGACGTCACGGCGTGGCGCCCGATCGCGCCGGCGTCTCAGCGTCCGGTGATCGCTGA
- the arc gene encoding proteasome ATPase: MSENEHTGMSGPARGSEQEAAYLRAEVEHLRRRLGTQRSTDSRLSELEAKLAATSGQNERLTVTLREARDQIVTLKEEVDRLAQPPTGFGTFLQRNDDESVDVFTGGRKLRVTVSPSVDKDALRKGQEVILNEAMNVVTALDFEQTGEVVSLKEILADGERALVMGNADEERVVRLAEPLLGLKIRPGDSLLLDSRSGYVYERVPKSEVEELVLEEVPDIDYESIGGLRGQIESIRDAVELPYLHPDIFIEHELKPPKGVLLYGPPGCGKTMIAKAVAASLAKKVSEKTGEEGRSFFLNIKGPELLNKYVGETERHIRLVFQRAREKASEGTPVIVFFDEMDSLFRTRGSGVSSDVENTIVPQLLSEIDGVEGLENVLVIGASNREDMIDPAILRPGRLDVKIKIERPDAESARDIFSKYLTAGLPLHADDLAEWGGNRQDTVDGMIQRTVERMYTESEDNQFLEVTYANGDKEVLYFKDFNSGAMIQNIVDRAKKMAIKDLLEHGQRGLRVQHMLQACLDEFKENEDLPNTTNPDDWARISGKKGERIVFIRTLISGKSGNEPGRSIDTVANTGQYL; the protein is encoded by the coding sequence ATGAGTGAGAACGAGCACACCGGCATGAGTGGTCCGGCGCGCGGGTCCGAGCAGGAGGCCGCCTACTTGCGGGCCGAGGTCGAGCATCTGCGCCGCCGTCTCGGCACTCAGCGCTCGACCGACTCGCGGCTCTCCGAGCTCGAGGCCAAGCTGGCCGCCACGAGCGGCCAGAACGAGCGGCTCACCGTGACCCTTCGCGAGGCCCGCGACCAGATCGTGACGCTCAAGGAAGAGGTCGACCGGCTGGCCCAGCCCCCGACCGGCTTCGGCACGTTCCTGCAGCGCAACGACGACGAGTCGGTCGACGTGTTCACCGGCGGACGCAAGCTGCGGGTCACCGTGAGCCCGTCGGTCGACAAGGACGCCCTGCGCAAGGGCCAGGAAGTCATCCTGAACGAGGCGATGAACGTCGTCACGGCCCTGGACTTCGAGCAGACCGGCGAGGTCGTCTCGCTCAAGGAGATCCTCGCCGACGGGGAGCGCGCCCTGGTGATGGGCAATGCCGACGAGGAGCGGGTCGTGCGTCTGGCCGAGCCGCTGCTCGGCCTGAAGATCCGCCCCGGCGACTCGCTGCTGCTCGACAGCCGCTCGGGCTACGTCTACGAGCGCGTCCCGAAGTCCGAGGTCGAGGAGCTCGTCCTCGAGGAGGTGCCCGACATCGACTACGAGTCGATCGGCGGGCTGCGTGGCCAGATCGAGTCGATCCGTGACGCGGTCGAGCTGCCCTACCTGCACCCCGACATCTTCATCGAGCACGAGCTCAAGCCGCCCAAGGGCGTGCTGCTCTACGGCCCTCCCGGCTGCGGCAAGACCATGATCGCCAAGGCGGTCGCGGCGTCCCTGGCCAAGAAGGTCTCGGAGAAGACGGGGGAGGAGGGACGTTCGTTCTTCCTCAACATCAAGGGCCCCGAGCTGCTCAACAAGTACGTCGGCGAGACCGAGCGGCACATCCGCCTGGTGTTCCAGCGGGCCCGCGAGAAGGCCAGTGAGGGCACCCCGGTCATCGTGTTCTTCGACGAGATGGACTCGCTGTTCCGCACCCGCGGCTCGGGCGTCTCCTCCGACGTCGAGAACACCATCGTCCCGCAGCTGCTGAGCGAGATCGACGGCGTCGAGGGTCTCGAGAACGTCCTGGTGATCGGTGCGTCCAACCGCGAGGACATGATCGACCCGGCGATCCTGCGTCCCGGGCGCCTGGACGTGAAGATCAAGATCGAGCGCCCCGACGCCGAGTCGGCCCGCGACATCTTCAGCAAGTACCTCACCGCGGGTCTGCCGCTGCACGCCGACGACCTGGCCGAGTGGGGCGGCAACCGGCAGGACACCGTCGACGGGATGATCCAGCGCACGGTCGAGCGCATGTACACCGAGTCCGAGGACAACCAGTTCCTCGAGGTCACCTACGCCAACGGTGACAAGGAGGTCCTGTACTTCAAGGACTTCAACTCCGGCGCCATGATCCAGAACATCGTCGACCGCGCCAAGAAGATGGCCATCAAGGATCTCCTCGAGCACGGTCAGCGCGGGCTGCGGGTGCAGCACATGCTCCAGGCGTGCCTCGATGAGTTCAAGGAGAACGAGGACCTGCCCAACACGACCAACCCCGACGACTGGGCGCGGATCTCGGGCAAGAAGGGTGAGCGCATCGTGTTCATCCGCACCCTGATCTCCGGCAAGAGCGGCAACGAGCCGGGTCGGTCGATCGACACGGTCGCCAACACCGGCCAGTACCTCTGA
- a CDS encoding FecCD family ABC transporter permease: MSSQTVQLVTSSRERRSARRRVVTAVLAVLVVAAFATSLMVGRTFYPPADVWAVITGHDVPGASFTVGRLRLPRAVMGLIAGLCFGLSGVTFQTMLRNPLASPDVIGISAGASAAAAFAIVSLSLSGPAVSLFAITVGLGVAMLIYVLSYRDGVAGTRLILIGIGVAAMLESLTAYVLSRAAQWDLQEAQRWLTGSLNGAGWEDVLPTLVALLVLAPLLLSQLRDLGMLQLGDDAASALGVRVELTRLVVIVSAVGLIAFATAATGPIAFVAFLAGPIAARIVGPGGSLLVPAALVGALLVLVADLCGQYAFGHRYPVGVVTGVLGAPYLIYLIIRTNRAGGSL; the protein is encoded by the coding sequence GTGAGCAGCCAGACCGTGCAGCTCGTCACGAGCAGTCGGGAGCGCCGGTCCGCACGCCGTCGCGTCGTCACGGCCGTCCTGGCGGTCCTGGTCGTCGCCGCGTTCGCGACCAGCCTCATGGTCGGCCGGACGTTCTACCCGCCGGCCGACGTCTGGGCCGTCATCACCGGCCACGACGTGCCGGGCGCATCCTTCACGGTGGGACGCCTCCGGCTCCCCCGCGCGGTCATGGGGCTCATCGCCGGACTGTGCTTCGGGCTGTCCGGCGTCACCTTCCAGACGATGCTCCGCAACCCGCTGGCCAGTCCCGACGTGATCGGCATCAGCGCGGGCGCCAGCGCGGCTGCCGCCTTCGCGATCGTGTCGCTCTCGCTGAGCGGTCCCGCGGTGTCCCTGTTCGCGATCACCGTGGGTCTCGGCGTCGCGATGCTCATCTACGTCCTGTCCTACCGGGACGGTGTGGCCGGCACCCGACTCATCCTCATCGGCATCGGCGTCGCGGCGATGCTGGAGAGCCTCACTGCGTACGTCCTCAGCCGGGCCGCCCAGTGGGACCTGCAGGAGGCACAGCGGTGGCTGACCGGGAGCCTCAACGGCGCCGGCTGGGAGGACGTGCTCCCGACGCTGGTCGCACTGCTCGTCCTCGCTCCCCTCCTGCTCTCGCAGCTGCGCGACCTGGGGATGCTGCAGCTCGGCGACGACGCGGCATCGGCCCTCGGTGTGCGCGTCGAGCTGACCCGGCTCGTGGTGATCGTGAGCGCGGTCGGGCTGATCGCCTTCGCGACCGCCGCGACCGGACCGATCGCGTTCGTCGCCTTCCTCGCCGGCCCGATCGCCGCCCGCATCGTCGGTCCGGGCGGGTCGCTGCTCGTACCGGCCGCACTCGTGGGCGCCCTCCTGGTGCTGGTGGCCGACCTGTGCGGCCAGTACGCCTTCGGGCACCGCTATCCCGTGGGCGTCGTCACCGGTGTGCTCGGTGCGCCGTACCTGATCTATCTCATCATCCGCACCAACCGCGCCGGAGGCTCACTGTGA
- a CDS encoding FecCD family ABC transporter permease, with product MSLDQRPDRVTPSGVAVVRRPRQVRLAWLVLALAVLVALMLLSVAVGSRPVGWSDIVAGLGGSSDTLGEAAVTKRIPRTLLAVVVGAALGAAGAVLQGVTRNPLADPEILGVNMGASLAVVVGIAWFGMSTPSSFVWVAIGGAAAAAVFVYVVASLGRGGTTPLKLALAGTATSAAFASFITALVLPRGDISGNVRSWQIGGVGGASFDTIRLVLPFLLIGFAICLLTSRGLNTLALGDDVASALGEHVALTRAAAAVGAVMLCGASTSVAGPIGFVGLLIPHLCRLLVGVDHRWLIPFSAVGGAALLTAADVAGRVVARPSEIDVGIITALIGAPFFIHIVRRHKVREL from the coding sequence GTGAGTCTTGACCAGCGGCCCGACCGGGTCACCCCCTCGGGCGTCGCCGTCGTGCGACGCCCGAGGCAGGTGCGCCTGGCGTGGCTCGTGCTGGCCCTGGCCGTCCTCGTCGCCCTGATGCTGCTGTCCGTCGCGGTCGGCTCCCGCCCGGTGGGCTGGTCCGACATCGTCGCTGGACTCGGCGGGTCCAGCGACACCCTCGGCGAGGCGGCCGTCACCAAGCGGATCCCCCGCACGCTCCTCGCGGTCGTGGTCGGTGCCGCGCTCGGTGCGGCCGGAGCCGTGCTGCAGGGCGTGACCCGCAACCCCCTGGCAGATCCGGAGATCCTCGGCGTCAACATGGGCGCCTCGCTCGCAGTCGTCGTCGGCATCGCCTGGTTCGGGATGAGCACCCCGTCGAGCTTCGTGTGGGTCGCGATCGGCGGCGCCGCGGCTGCAGCCGTGTTCGTCTACGTCGTCGCGTCGCTCGGACGCGGGGGGACGACACCGCTCAAGCTGGCGCTCGCAGGCACCGCGACCTCGGCGGCGTTCGCCTCGTTCATCACCGCCCTGGTGCTCCCCCGCGGCGACATCTCCGGCAATGTGCGCTCGTGGCAGATCGGTGGTGTCGGCGGGGCCTCGTTCGACACGATCCGCCTCGTCCTGCCGTTCCTGCTGATCGGCTTCGCGATCTGCCTCCTGACCTCGCGCGGGCTCAACACGCTGGCCCTCGGGGACGACGTCGCGTCCGCCCTCGGCGAGCACGTCGCGCTGACGCGTGCGGCGGCAGCCGTCGGAGCCGTCATGCTGTGCGGCGCCAGCACGTCCGTCGCGGGGCCCATCGGCTTCGTGGGGCTGCTCATCCCCCACCTGTGCCGCCTCCTGGTGGGCGTCGACCACCGTTGGCTCATCCCGTTCTCGGCCGTCGGCGGGGCCGCGCTGCTGACGGCCGCGGACGTCGCCGGACGCGTCGTGGCCCGGCCCAGCGAGATCGACGTCGGCATCATCACCGCGCTGATCGGCGCGCCCTTCTTCATCCACATCGTCCGCCGGCACAAGGTGCGTGAGCTGTGA
- a CDS encoding GNAT family N-acetyltransferase, whose product MEHALTHDLRVVSYATDDAQQLTAEVQAEYGRRYGGDGDISPIDVHQFDPPGGHFVMIYVDDVPAAMGGWRRGGPAGESDGEIKRMYVRPVYARRGLARAILAELERSAAAAGITRLVLETGLAQPEAIALYHSSGYVEVPKFGFYRDYDDSVHLGKQIA is encoded by the coding sequence ATGGAGCACGCCCTGACGCACGATCTTCGCGTCGTCTCGTACGCCACGGACGACGCCCAGCAGCTCACGGCCGAGGTCCAGGCGGAGTACGGACGACGCTACGGCGGCGACGGCGACATCTCGCCGATCGACGTCCATCAGTTCGACCCGCCCGGCGGACACTTCGTGATGATCTACGTCGACGACGTGCCGGCCGCGATGGGTGGCTGGCGCCGCGGTGGACCCGCAGGGGAGTCCGACGGCGAGATCAAGCGCATGTACGTCCGTCCCGTGTACGCCCGCCGGGGCCTCGCCCGGGCGATCCTGGCCGAGCTCGAGCGGTCGGCCGCTGCCGCCGGCATCACCCGACTGGTGCTGGAGACCGGGCTGGCGCAGCCCGAGGCCATCGCGCTCTACCACTCCTCGGGGTACGTCGAGGTGCCCAAGTTCGGCTTCTACCGCGACTACGACGACAGCGTCCACCTCGGCAAGCAGATCGCCTGA
- the dop gene encoding depupylase/deamidase Dop, giving the protein MTVRRVQGSEVEYGIAVQGQPHANPMVASTHVVNAYAAAHGLTRRARWDFEEESPLRDARGFDLSRAAADPSQLTDEDMGLANIILTNGARLYVDHAHPEYSSPEVTNPLDVVRWEKAGENVMRLGADLAGQIPNAAPIVLYKNNVDNKGASYGSHENYLMRRDVPFDQIVEHLTPFFVSRQVFTGAGRVGQRQDGSVHAFQISQRADYFEVGVGLETTLKRPIINTRDEPHADPKKYRRLHVIIGDANCSETAIYLKHGTTSLVLAMIEAGFIHRSLALAAPVTAVHDISHDPTLTQKVELADGRTVTALELQGEYLQLAKEFVAREGSDEQTDDVLRRWESVLDRLGRDPMECVRELDWVAKLALLERYRERDALDWDHPKLHLVDLQYHDVRLHKGLYHQLVRTGRMDRLLTDDQISAAVVDPPRDTRAYFRGMCLAKFSRDIAAASWDSVIFDLPGRDSLQRIPTMEPLRGTAEHVGALFESSTTAAELFSAITGR; this is encoded by the coding sequence ATGACTGTTCGTCGCGTCCAGGGCAGCGAGGTCGAGTACGGCATCGCCGTGCAGGGCCAGCCCCACGCCAATCCCATGGTGGCGTCGACGCACGTCGTCAACGCGTACGCCGCAGCGCACGGCCTGACCCGCCGCGCGCGGTGGGACTTCGAGGAGGAGAGCCCGCTGCGGGACGCACGGGGGTTCGACCTGAGCCGGGCCGCCGCCGACCCGTCGCAGCTCACCGACGAGGACATGGGCCTGGCCAACATCATCTTGACCAACGGCGCCCGGCTGTACGTGGACCACGCGCACCCGGAGTACTCGAGCCCCGAGGTCACCAACCCGCTCGACGTCGTCCGGTGGGAGAAGGCGGGCGAGAACGTCATGCGCCTCGGCGCCGACCTGGCCGGTCAGATCCCCAACGCCGCACCGATCGTCCTGTACAAGAACAACGTCGACAACAAGGGCGCGTCCTACGGCTCGCACGAGAACTACCTCATGCGACGTGACGTGCCGTTCGACCAGATCGTCGAGCACCTGACCCCGTTCTTCGTCTCCCGCCAGGTGTTCACCGGCGCCGGTCGAGTGGGACAGCGGCAGGACGGCAGCGTCCACGCGTTCCAGATCAGCCAGCGCGCCGACTACTTCGAGGTGGGCGTCGGTCTCGAGACGACCCTCAAGCGTCCGATCATCAACACCCGGGACGAGCCGCACGCGGATCCCAAGAAGTACCGGCGCCTGCACGTCATCATCGGCGACGCCAACTGCTCCGAGACCGCGATCTACCTCAAGCACGGCACGACGTCGCTGGTGCTGGCGATGATCGAGGCCGGTTTCATCCACCGCAGCCTCGCCCTGGCGGCGCCCGTCACGGCCGTCCATGACATCTCCCACGACCCGACGCTGACGCAGAAGGTCGAGCTGGCCGACGGGCGGACCGTCACGGCGCTGGAGCTGCAGGGGGAGTACCTCCAGCTCGCGAAGGAGTTCGTCGCGCGAGAGGGTTCCGACGAGCAGACCGACGACGTCCTTCGCCGCTGGGAGAGCGTGCTGGACCGGCTCGGCCGCGACCCCATGGAGTGCGTCCGCGAGCTCGACTGGGTCGCGAAGCTCGCCCTGCTCGAGCGCTACCGCGAGCGCGACGCGCTCGACTGGGACCACCCCAAGCTGCACCTGGTCGACCTGCAGTACCACGACGTCCGGCTGCACAAGGGGCTGTATCACCAGCTCGTGCGCACCGGGCGCATGGACCGGCTCCTCACCGACGACCAGATCTCGGCCGCCGTGGTCGATCCGCCGCGCGACACCCGGGCGTACTTCCGGGGCATGTGCCTGGCGAAGTTCAGCAGGGACATCGCCGCGGCGTCGTGGGACTCGGTGATCTTCGACCTGCCCGGGCGCGACTCGCTGCAGCGGATCCCCACGATGGAGCCCCTGCGCGGGACGGCCGAGCACGTCGGCGCGCTGTTCGAGTCCAGCACGACCGCTGCCGAGCTGTTCTCAGCGATCACCGGACGCTGA
- a CDS encoding tRNA (adenine-N1)-methyltransferase yields MTSFTRSGPLLEGEWVRLTDPKGRKHNVQLEAGREFSTKKGQIKHDDMIGQPEGIVIQSSMEFPYQVFRPLLFEYVVSMPRGAAIIYPKDAAQIVAQADIYPGARVVEAGAGSGSLTAYLLRAIGPTGTLGSYELREEFAENVTKNVHQVAGTDLPGWTLTVGDVRSCITETEIDRLILDMVDPWTCIPLASERLVPGGIVCAYVATTTQLSLFVETVRADGGFTEPRAWETLERDWHLEGLAVRPQHKMNGHTAFLVTARRMAPGFRSMGTSRRPAPGAYGPDYKGPRPAGLDEE; encoded by the coding sequence ATGACCTCCTTCACCCGCAGTGGACCCCTTCTCGAGGGGGAATGGGTGCGACTGACCGACCCCAAGGGCCGCAAGCACAACGTGCAGCTCGAGGCCGGTCGTGAGTTCTCGACCAAGAAGGGCCAGATCAAGCACGACGACATGATCGGCCAGCCCGAGGGCATCGTGATCCAGTCGTCGATGGAGTTCCCCTACCAGGTCTTCCGTCCGCTGCTGTTCGAGTACGTCGTGTCGATGCCGCGCGGTGCGGCGATCATCTATCCCAAGGACGCCGCGCAGATCGTGGCCCAGGCCGACATCTACCCGGGCGCCCGGGTCGTCGAGGCGGGTGCCGGCTCCGGCAGCCTCACCGCGTACCTCCTGCGCGCGATCGGGCCCACCGGCACGCTCGGCTCGTACGAGCTGCGCGAGGAGTTCGCCGAGAACGTCACCAAGAACGTGCACCAGGTCGCCGGCACGGACCTGCCCGGCTGGACGCTGACGGTCGGTGACGTCCGCTCGTGCATCACCGAGACCGAGATCGACCGCCTGATCCTCGACATGGTCGACCCGTGGACGTGCATCCCGCTCGCGTCCGAGCGTCTGGTGCCCGGCGGCATCGTCTGCGCGTACGTCGCGACGACCACCCAGCTGTCGCTGTTCGTGGAGACGGTGCGCGCCGACGGCGGCTTCACCGAGCCGCGCGCGTGGGAGACGCTGGAGCGGGACTGGCACCTCGAGGGCCTCGCGGTCCGTCCGCAGCACAAGATGAACGGCCACACCGCCTTCCTGGTGACCGCGCGCCGCATGGCTCCGGGCTTCCGTTCGATGGGCACGTCGCGTCGTCCCGCACCCGGTGCGTACGGGCCGGACTACAAGGGACCCCGTCCCGCCGGCCTCGACGAGGAGTAG